The following coding sequences are from one Formosa haliotis window:
- a CDS encoding HAD family hydrolase encodes MELSQVKLVVTDMDGTLLNSKGEVSPNFFNLFKELQANNIQFIAASGRQYFSIIEKLDAIKNEITIIAENGGVTKRGGVELANMQLSKEKINSILPLLRTIDNIFIVLCGKQKAYIETKDLHFPKLLSEYYTEFNTVDDLTEVNDDKFLKLAIYHIEDSEACIYPHVKHLEDEFQIKVSGQNWLDISHHDANKGFALKQVQDTMGISENETMVFGDYNNDLEMLSRAYFSYAMENAHPNVKEAARFETKSNNDQGVEFILEQLIASRK; translated from the coding sequence ATGGAATTATCGCAAGTGAAATTGGTGGTTACCGATATGGATGGGACTTTATTAAATTCGAAAGGTGAAGTAAGTCCTAATTTCTTCAATTTATTTAAAGAACTTCAAGCCAACAACATTCAATTTATTGCAGCAAGTGGTAGACAGTATTTTAGTATCATAGAAAAACTCGACGCCATTAAAAATGAAATCACCATCATTGCAGAAAATGGTGGGGTTACCAAACGTGGTGGGGTCGAATTGGCTAATATGCAATTGTCTAAAGAAAAAATAAACAGTATTTTACCCCTATTGCGAACCATAGATAATATTTTTATTGTGCTTTGTGGGAAACAAAAGGCGTATATAGAAACTAAAGACTTACATTTTCCTAAGCTTTTGAGCGAATATTACACCGAGTTTAATACGGTAGATGATCTTACTGAAGTGAATGACGATAAGTTTTTAAAGCTTGCCATTTACCATATTGAAGACTCTGAGGCTTGTATTTATCCGCATGTAAAACACTTGGAAGATGAATTTCAGATTAAAGTTTCAGGACAAAATTGGTTAGATATTTCGCATCATGATGCCAATAAAGGCTTTGCTTTAAAGCAGGTACAAGATACCATGGGTATTTCCGAAAATGAAACTATGGTTTTTGGAGATTATAACAACGATCTAGAAATGTTAAGTAGGGCATATTTTAGTTACGCTATGGAAAATGCACACCCAAATGTTAAAGAAGCTGCTCGCTTTGAAACGAAAAGCAATAACGACCAAGGTGTGGAATTTATTTTAGAACAACTTATTGCGTCTAGAAAGTAG